A genomic stretch from Legionella adelaidensis includes:
- a CDS encoding thiamine pyrophosphate-dependent enzyme yields MLDRASIIDTLFLERVKQGDFPTPRSAITLAESGLSKKTALDLFDTQIKSRQLDLIARQLKEKGLAYYTIGSSGHEGNAVFGYVFKNSDMAFLHYRSAAFFLQRAKQFPGCDGVEDVLLSFVAAARDPIAGGRHKVLGSVPLNIPPQTSTIASHLPKALGMAFSIRRAKELGIEAKLPSDSVIICSFGDASINHSVTQGTLNACSWIAQNAYPLPLVLICEDNGIGISVPTPENWVEETIKNRPFIHYLACDGLNLADCFMQAKLAEKIARQRKQVVFLHMRCVRLLGHAGSDIETQYHSLKEIEETEANDPLLHTAGLLYRAGWMTLDSIQHLYEDNQELIQAKAIEVAYSEQLNSATAIMSALVPKVIEVHRYPLPSEAIRKITFADSFPQLAIKRNLSHHINFALTDLMLQYPQMVIFGEDVGKKGGVYRVTADLQARFGQRRVFDTLLDETTILGTAIGMAHNGFLPVPEIQFLAYLHNAEDQLRGEASTLSFFSNGQYKNPMVIRIAALAYQKGFGGHFHNDNSIAVLRDIPGLIVACPSNGPDAARLLRTSMELAQNEGRIVVFLEPIALYMTKDLHETGDNQWLFEYPSLEEKIRFGEVSTFGKGETVIITYANGYYLSRQAEKILREKYKTSIKIIDLHWLCPLPKEAILREIAGAKNILIVDEGRKSASISEGVMTLLIEEASPQLNIKRVVGEDCFIPLGNAWQYLLPSKETIIIAALSFESSNKENENGRFTIS; encoded by the coding sequence ATGTTAGACAGGGCAAGCATTATTGATACGCTGTTTTTAGAACGAGTTAAGCAAGGAGACTTTCCCACGCCTAGAAGCGCTATTACTCTTGCTGAATCGGGTTTAAGTAAAAAAACAGCTTTGGATTTGTTTGATACCCAAATTAAATCCCGCCAACTTGATCTAATAGCCCGGCAATTAAAAGAAAAAGGGTTAGCCTACTATACGATTGGTAGCAGCGGGCATGAGGGGAATGCGGTCTTTGGCTATGTGTTTAAAAATTCAGACATGGCTTTCCTTCATTATCGTAGTGCTGCTTTTTTTCTACAAAGGGCAAAACAATTTCCAGGCTGTGACGGGGTAGAAGATGTGCTTTTGTCATTTGTAGCTGCGGCAAGAGATCCCATAGCCGGAGGAAGGCATAAAGTATTAGGCAGTGTGCCATTAAATATTCCACCGCAAACATCCACCATTGCTTCCCATTTACCAAAAGCATTAGGAATGGCTTTTTCTATTCGTCGCGCGAAAGAATTAGGGATTGAAGCCAAATTACCAAGTGATTCAGTGATTATTTGCTCTTTCGGAGATGCTTCTATAAACCATTCCGTCACACAAGGAACACTTAATGCGTGCAGTTGGATTGCACAAAATGCATATCCTTTACCATTGGTTCTTATTTGTGAGGATAATGGGATTGGAATCTCAGTGCCTACTCCTGAGAATTGGGTGGAGGAAACGATAAAAAATCGTCCATTTATCCATTATTTAGCATGTGATGGTTTAAATTTAGCTGATTGCTTTATGCAAGCGAAGTTGGCTGAGAAAATAGCAAGACAAAGAAAGCAGGTAGTTTTCCTCCACATGCGTTGTGTCCGTCTTTTGGGACATGCCGGTTCGGATATTGAGACGCAATACCATAGCCTTAAAGAAATTGAAGAAACAGAGGCAAATGATCCATTGCTTCATACTGCAGGTCTTTTATACAGAGCAGGATGGATGACTTTAGATAGTATTCAACATTTATATGAAGATAACCAAGAATTGATACAAGCCAAAGCAATTGAAGTAGCTTATAGTGAACAATTAAACTCGGCCACAGCCATTATGTCCGCTCTGGTTCCCAAAGTTATAGAAGTGCACCGGTACCCCTTACCCTCTGAGGCAATACGAAAAATTACTTTTGCTGATAGCTTTCCGCAATTAGCAATTAAAAGGAACCTCAGCCACCACATTAATTTTGCATTGACCGATTTAATGTTGCAGTATCCGCAAATGGTTATTTTTGGGGAGGACGTGGGTAAAAAAGGGGGCGTTTATCGCGTCACCGCAGATTTACAAGCGCGTTTTGGGCAAAGACGTGTTTTTGATACTTTGTTAGATGAGACAACTATATTAGGGACGGCTATTGGTATGGCGCATAATGGTTTTTTGCCTGTGCCAGAAATACAGTTTTTGGCCTATTTACATAATGCTGAAGATCAATTGCGAGGCGAAGCATCCACCTTATCTTTCTTTTCCAATGGTCAATATAAAAATCCTATGGTCATACGTATTGCTGCCTTGGCCTATCAAAAAGGTTTTGGCGGTCATTTTCATAATGATAATTCAATAGCTGTATTAAGGGATATCCCGGGCCTAATTGTGGCATGCCCATCCAATGGCCCTGATGCAGCTAGGCTACTACGGACTTCTATGGAGCTAGCCCAGAATGAAGGAAGGATCGTTGTATTTCTAGAGCCTATTGCTTTATACATGACAAAGGATTTACATGAGACGGGCGATAACCAATGGCTATTTGAGTACCCTTCCCTTGAAGAAAAAATTCGGTTTGGTGAGGTGAGTACTTTCGGGAAAGGAGAAACAGTCATTATTACTTATGCTAATGGCTACTATCTTTCGCGGCAAGCTGAAAAAATCTTACGAGAAAAGTATAAAACCTCCATAAAAATTATTGATCTCCATTGGCTTTGCCCTCTCCCAAAGGAGGCTATATTGCGCGAAATTGCCGGTGCAAAAAATATACTAATCGTAGATGAAGGAAGAAAAAGCGCCTCTATTAGTGAAGGGGTGATGACTTTATTAATAGAGGAAGCTTCTCCTCAATTAAATATAAAACGGGTAGTTGGAGAAGATTGTTTTATCCCTTTGGGAAATGCTTGGCAGTATTTACTTCCGAGTAAAGAGACTATCATTATAGCTGCACTTTCGTTTGAAAGTTCAAATAAGGAAAATGAAAATGGACGATTTACTATTTCTTGA
- a CDS encoding acyl-CoA dehydrogenase family protein — MDDLLFLDEQLHDDERMIRDSVARFVNNEVVPLLPEAFEKAKFPKEFIKKTAEMGLLGLTLPSEYGGNDASYVMYGLVCQELEKGDSGLRSFVSVQSSLCMYPIFKYGTEEQKKRFLPQMAKGEIIGCFGLTEPDSGSDPGSMRTHATKVAGGWKLNGSKLWITNATIADIAIVWAKTEQGIRGFIVEKKFKGFESREIHLKMSLRASITGELFFDDVFIPEKNLLTGSEKGLGAALSCLSQARYGIAWGAIGAAMACFDKTKNYLLERKQFDKPLAAHQLIQKDLADMYSEIIKAQCLNLRIGRLKEENRETPVMISLAKRNACREALAIARKCRNLLGANGISLEYDVIRHMLNLESVFTYEGTDNVHTLVLGKHITGINAFI, encoded by the coding sequence ATGGACGATTTACTATTTCTTGATGAGCAATTGCATGACGATGAAAGAATGATTCGTGATAGCGTTGCTCGTTTCGTCAATAATGAGGTTGTACCGCTTTTACCAGAAGCATTTGAAAAAGCTAAATTCCCCAAGGAATTTATCAAAAAGACTGCTGAAATGGGTTTGTTAGGACTCACGTTACCTTCGGAATATGGCGGTAACGATGCCTCTTATGTTATGTATGGCTTGGTTTGCCAAGAATTAGAAAAAGGCGACAGCGGCTTACGTAGTTTTGTTTCGGTGCAAAGTTCCCTGTGTATGTATCCAATTTTTAAATATGGAACGGAAGAGCAAAAAAAACGTTTTTTACCGCAAATGGCGAAAGGGGAGATAATTGGTTGTTTTGGCTTAACAGAACCGGACTCAGGTTCGGATCCTGGCAGCATGCGTACTCATGCAACTAAAGTAGCAGGCGGCTGGAAGCTGAATGGTTCTAAATTGTGGATTACTAATGCCACTATTGCCGATATTGCTATTGTTTGGGCGAAAACAGAGCAAGGCATTCGTGGATTTATTGTAGAAAAAAAATTTAAAGGATTTGAAAGCCGTGAAATTCATTTAAAAATGTCATTACGCGCATCGATTACCGGCGAATTGTTTTTTGATGATGTTTTTATTCCCGAGAAAAATCTTTTAACTGGCAGCGAAAAAGGGTTAGGGGCGGCACTCAGTTGCTTAAGCCAAGCCCGCTATGGAATTGCCTGGGGCGCTATAGGAGCTGCAATGGCCTGCTTTGATAAAACCAAAAACTATCTGTTGGAGAGGAAACAATTTGATAAACCGCTAGCTGCACATCAACTTATCCAAAAAGATTTAGCGGATATGTATAGTGAAATTATTAAAGCACAATGCCTTAATTTAAGAATTGGACGCTTGAAAGAGGAAAACCGGGAAACACCGGTGATGATTTCTTTGGCTAAAAGAAATGCTTGCAGAGAAGCATTAGCAATTGCCAGAAAATGCCGTAATTTATTAGGGGCTAACGGTATTAGTTTGGAGTACGATGTAATTCGCCATATGTTAAATTTAGAATCGGTATTTACCTATGAAGGAACTGACAATGTTCACACATTAGTTTTAGGTAAACATATAACAGGCATCAACGCATTTATTTGA
- a CDS encoding TolC family protein, producing MFKGRRKQFLALGMAVSLCPILAYAEAPVGLKELNQLAIHHNKDIIASRYAMTIATAKLVQAGLWPNPSLELVNNDDRFFKDEGEYSRSIGLSQALPISGRIAKQKIVACIDIERAHAEIQEAIRQLSSKVANTYYALVVTENRLQQLNYLQRINKELVGVIHERYHAAEVSELDDNIARIEYGRIEQDKQLLRSQLITQYATLNQLIGRNPSKPLRISKTIVIPKALPPLPDLVNHALKYRPDRRGLLLAHQRALADRALAKAERFADWTLGVGVQQDKIVVDGAPPQQADKTLNLTLSVPLPLLSGNQGRILEASATRTQALMAIDAINLTIETEVMSNYGQVQTLTTSLLQTQSTSLRLGLANVKLARDAYQNGQMSLLNVLQVQRQQNDLQATYLTTVEKYYQSYVALCTAIGERHLKGICPDFPSKEECK from the coding sequence ATGTTCAAAGGTCGGCGTAAGCAGTTTTTAGCTTTAGGGATGGCAGTAAGCCTGTGCCCAATCCTAGCTTATGCAGAAGCGCCTGTAGGACTTAAGGAATTAAATCAATTAGCCATTCATCACAATAAAGATATAATAGCCTCCCGTTACGCAATGACAATAGCGACTGCAAAATTAGTTCAGGCAGGGTTATGGCCTAATCCATCATTAGAGCTAGTAAACAATGATGATCGTTTTTTTAAAGATGAAGGTGAGTATTCTCGTAGTATTGGTTTGAGTCAAGCACTACCTATTTCAGGCCGGATAGCTAAACAAAAAATAGTAGCTTGTATTGATATTGAACGTGCCCACGCGGAAATTCAAGAAGCAATACGTCAATTAAGTTCAAAAGTTGCAAATACTTACTATGCTTTGGTCGTAACAGAAAATCGCTTGCAGCAATTAAATTATTTACAGCGCATTAATAAGGAACTGGTTGGAGTCATTCATGAACGTTATCATGCGGCTGAAGTATCAGAGCTGGATGATAACATAGCCCGCATAGAATATGGGCGAATTGAACAAGACAAACAGCTTTTGCGAAGTCAACTCATTACCCAGTATGCAACTTTAAATCAATTAATTGGCAGAAATCCAAGTAAGCCTCTTAGAATAAGTAAAACAATCGTTATACCAAAAGCTCTGCCTCCATTACCTGATTTGGTTAATCATGCTCTGAAATATCGCCCAGACCGACGAGGCTTATTGCTCGCCCATCAGCGAGCACTCGCTGATCGAGCCCTTGCTAAAGCGGAGCGTTTTGCTGATTGGACTCTAGGCGTTGGTGTTCAACAAGATAAAATAGTGGTTGACGGAGCTCCACCCCAGCAGGCTGATAAAACGTTGAATTTAACGTTATCGGTTCCGTTACCCTTATTGAGTGGCAATCAGGGAAGAATTTTAGAAGCAAGTGCTACGAGAACCCAAGCTTTAATGGCTATTGACGCTATAAATCTTACCATTGAAACTGAAGTTATGAGCAATTATGGCCAAGTACAAACACTTACCACAAGTCTTTTGCAAACCCAGTCTACTTCTCTTCGATTAGGGCTTGCTAATGTGAAACTTGCACGCGATGCCTATCAAAACGGTCAAATGTCTTTGTTGAATGTATTACAGGTTCAAAGGCAGCAAAATGATTTGCAAGCGACTTATTTAACAACGGTGGAAAAATATTATCAATCCTATGTGGCTCTTTGTACTGCCATTGGGGAAAGACATCTAAAAGGAATTTGTCCTGATTTTCCATCAAAGGAAGAGTGTAAATGA
- a CDS encoding efflux RND transporter periplasmic adaptor subunit, with protein MSVFLYTPRLFSHGDEIEVNTSGPAQSVTLTPEQTKKLGLEVAKVSLRPTAELLALNGQLQLMPNAQADVSIRISGAVTNIVANLGDNVGKGQVLATVQSRLIGNPPPSVEVKAPIAGIIDARNISLGQAVEPNTVLFHISNREQLLAVAKVYEEDLDKVKIGQSVNIHALSFPKNAFPGKIILIEPNLDPLTRTVNVQILLDNKEALLKPGMFVRANVILRFTKAALSVPNNALIEADNTTFVFVKNGSAYERTVVVLGASDESYTEIMKGLVPDDEVATQGNRQLYTLSLTGGGAKQSSQEDKH; from the coding sequence ATGAGTGTTTTTCTTTACACACCGCGGCTGTTCTCCCATGGAGATGAAATCGAGGTGAATACCTCAGGGCCCGCACAGTCCGTCACGCTGACACCAGAACAAACCAAAAAACTTGGCCTTGAAGTGGCTAAAGTTTCCCTACGTCCAACGGCGGAGCTTTTAGCCCTAAATGGGCAACTCCAACTAATGCCTAATGCACAAGCGGACGTCAGTATCCGAATTAGTGGGGCAGTCACAAATATAGTAGCAAATTTAGGCGATAATGTGGGCAAAGGGCAGGTACTCGCTACTGTACAGTCAAGATTAATCGGAAATCCCCCACCAAGTGTAGAGGTTAAAGCGCCCATTGCAGGAATAATTGATGCACGAAATATTAGTTTGGGCCAGGCGGTTGAGCCTAATACGGTTCTTTTTCACATCAGTAATCGCGAGCAATTACTTGCGGTGGCCAAAGTCTATGAAGAGGATTTGGACAAAGTAAAAATAGGCCAGAGCGTTAATATACATGCTTTAAGTTTTCCAAAGAATGCTTTTCCCGGCAAGATCATTCTTATTGAACCTAATCTAGATCCCTTAACACGCACGGTAAACGTGCAAATTCTTCTTGATAACAAAGAAGCCCTGTTAAAACCAGGGATGTTTGTTCGTGCCAATGTGATATTGCGTTTTACTAAAGCTGCGTTATCAGTGCCTAATAATGCCTTAATTGAAGCAGATAACACGACGTTTGTTTTTGTGAAAAACGGCTCAGCTTATGAGCGAACAGTAGTAGTACTTGGCGCCAGTGATGAAAGTTATACTGAAATTATGAAGGGATTGGTGCCTGATGATGAGGTAGCTACTCAGGGAAATCGGCAATTGTACACTTTATCTTTAACTGGTGGCGGTGCAAAGCAGTCAAGCCAGGAGGATAAGCATTAA